From Candidatus Delongbacteria bacterium, a single genomic window includes:
- a CDS encoding DNA-3-methyladenine glycosylase I, with protein MKERCSWCGTDEIYVKYHDEEWGTPVHDDRLHYEFILLECMQAGLSWKTILHKREAFREAFDNFDVHKISNYSKSKIEELMQNKGIIRNRKKIEAAVSNAKCFLQIQDKFGSFDNFIWSFTDNKVVCNDIETVKDIPVSSALSDTISMELKKYGFKFVGSVTIYAHIQAIGIVNDHMNCCFKK; from the coding sequence ATGAAAGAGCGTTGTAGCTGGTGTGGTACTGACGAAATTTATGTAAAATACCATGATGAAGAATGGGGAACTCCTGTTCATGATGATAGGCTTCATTATGAATTTATTCTTTTGGAATGTATGCAGGCTGGTCTATCATGGAAAACAATTTTACACAAACGGGAAGCCTTTAGAGAAGCTTTTGATAATTTTGATGTTCATAAAATTTCAAATTATAGCAAATCAAAAATTGAAGAACTAATGCAAAATAAGGGTATAATCAGAAATAGAAAAAAAATCGAAGCAGCAGTTAGCAATGCAAAATGTTTTTTACAAATTCAGGATAAATTTGGTTCGTTTGACAATTTCATATGGTCATTTACCGATAATAAAGTTGTTTGTAATGATATTGAGACCGTAAAAGACATTCCTGTATCTTCTGCTTTGTCAGATACTATTTCAATGGAGTTAAAAAAATATGGCTTTAAATTCGTTGGTTCTGTGACTATCTATGCCCATATTCAGGCAATTGGTATTGTTAATGATCATATGAATTGTTGTTTCAAAAAATGA
- a CDS encoding HutD family protein, producing the protein MIIQNQENYTTSKWSGGTTTEIFIYPKESKYSERNFDFRISSAIIEDNFSKFTDLSGYDRIIIPLTNDLVLSHGDEKFTIKKLDGYSFDGGKLTESYSSITDFNLIYNYKYNANYELIDSDKNIECDNQIIFMYLIDGSCKIILVNEEIKLVKGSSLIAFSGDSFKIIGDFKAIKFNIKES; encoded by the coding sequence ATGATAATACAAAATCAAGAAAATTATACTACTTCAAAATGGAGTGGTGGTACTACTACAGAAATATTCATCTATCCAAAAGAGAGCAAATATTCAGAAAGAAATTTTGATTTTAGAATAAGTTCAGCGATAATTGAAGATAATTTCTCAAAATTTACAGACCTATCTGGCTATGATAGAATTATTATTCCTCTTACAAATGATCTAGTACTTTCCCACGGAGATGAAAAATTTACAATTAAAAAACTTGATGGATATTCATTTGATGGAGGAAAGTTGACTGAAAGTTATAGCTCTATAACTGATTTTAATTTGATTTATAATTACAAATACAATGCAAATTATGAATTGATCGATAGTGATAAAAACATTGAGTGTGATAATCAAATAATCTTCATGTATTTAATTGACGGATCCTGTAAAATAATTTTAGTTAATGAAGAGATTAAGCTAGTTAAAGGTTCTTCACTAATAGCTTTTAGTGGTGATTCTTTTAAAATTATTGGAGATTTTAAGGCAATCAAATTTAATATCAAGGAGTCATAG
- a CDS encoding chemotaxis protein CheV, whose protein sequence is MAKSDILLETGTNELELLEIVLDKQSFGVNVAKVREIIIYDDSHRVDLPEAPKSIVGLYSYRNQNFTIIDLSIELEKPVDPDARRLVVVTEMNSLLVGILVDKVNSIHRYSWDQVGSVDTFIVQGNTGKFTGSVKLNDKKLMLLLDLEHISSKLLPETALKEEDLERVVDREDLRKQKRIVIAEDSHLIRGMMTRLLHKAGYVNLKAFENGQICYDNIINWKKKDELKNNIDLLVTDIEMPMLDGLTMCKRIKEDLGLKHMPVIIFSSLINEQMIVKCNSVHADGYISKPKIEGLVNLIDTYLGLGSPNEKKK, encoded by the coding sequence ATGGCAAAATCCGATATTCTACTGGAAACGGGAACTAATGAGCTTGAATTGTTGGAGATAGTTTTAGATAAACAAAGTTTTGGAGTAAATGTCGCAAAAGTTCGAGAAATTATTATCTATGATGACTCCCATAGGGTTGACCTTCCTGAAGCTCCTAAATCAATTGTAGGGTTGTATTCTTACAGAAATCAAAACTTTACTATCATCGATTTAAGCATTGAATTGGAAAAACCTGTGGATCCAGATGCCAGAAGATTGGTTGTAGTAACTGAAATGAATTCTCTTCTAGTTGGTATTTTGGTCGATAAAGTAAATTCAATTCATAGATATTCCTGGGATCAGGTTGGTTCTGTTGATACTTTTATTGTTCAAGGTAATACTGGTAAGTTTACAGGTTCAGTTAAGTTAAACGACAAAAAACTAATGTTATTACTTGATCTTGAACATATCAGCTCTAAACTTTTACCAGAGACTGCTTTAAAAGAAGAAGATTTGGAAAGAGTGGTAGACAGAGAAGATCTGAGAAAACAAAAAAGAATTGTAATTGCTGAAGATTCACATCTGATTCGTGGTATGATGACCAGACTTTTACATAAAGCTGGATATGTTAATTTAAAAGCTTTTGAGAATGGTCAGATTTGTTATGACAATATCATCAATTGGAAGAAAAAAGATGAACTTAAAAATAATATTGATCTTCTAGTAACAGATATTGAGATGCCAATGCTTGATGGTTTGACAATGTGCAAAAGGATAAAAGAAGATCTAGGCTTGAAACATATGCCAGTTATTATTTTTTCTTCTTTGATCAATGAACAGATGATTGTTAAATGTAATTCTGTACATGCCGATGGATATATCTCTAAACCAAAAATTGAAGGTCTTGTCAATTTGATAGATACTTATTTAGGTTTAGGTTCACCGAATGAAAAGAAAAAATGA